The Fusobacterium sp. FSA-380-WT-3A genome has a window encoding:
- a CDS encoding NrtA/SsuA/CpmA family ABC transporter substrate-binding protein: MKKKLFAILLLVVFAFIGCGKEKVEEYPKTINMTYVKAPLNIPSILGRNDGLFQKAFDDVNTEIKFSELTTGPEQIQALASGQMDILYALSSTSALIGASNGVDLKITGVYTRAPKVFMILTKDENIKSPKDFIGKKVAGPKGTILHQLLVTYLNTENVNVDDVEFLNMGLPGAMSALLNGSVDIALLAGPVALNTIKSGAKVITTGEGLVQGLVVTAVRGDFLEKYPKAMERFNKTNDDILDIINNHFEDIVDKVAKEVENTPEEVRTMFPLYDFNTAITENDIKDLKATQDFLIANGLQEKAIDVESIIVK; this comes from the coding sequence ATGAAAAAAAAATTATTTGCTATTTTATTACTTGTAGTTTTTGCTTTTATTGGATGTGGTAAAGAAAAAGTAGAGGAATATCCTAAGACAATTAATATGACTTATGTTAAAGCTCCTCTTAATATTCCCTCTATTTTAGGTAGAAATGATGGACTTTTCCAAAAAGCTTTTGATGATGTCAATACAGAAATAAAATTTTCTGAGCTTACAACTGGGCCTGAACAAATCCAAGCTTTAGCATCTGGACAAATGGATATTCTATATGCTCTTAGTTCTACTTCTGCTCTAATAGGAGCTTCTAATGGAGTAGATTTAAAAATTACAGGAGTTTATACTAGAGCTCCAAAAGTATTTATGATATTAACTAAAGATGAAAATATAAAATCACCAAAAGATTTTATTGGAAAAAAAGTTGCTGGTCCTAAAGGAACTATTTTACATCAACTTTTAGTAACATACTTAAATACAGAAAATGTAAATGTTGATGATGTAGAATTTTTAAATATGGGACTTCCTGGAGCAATGTCTGCTCTTTTAAATGGAAGTGTTGATATAGCTCTTTTAGCTGGCCCTGTGGCTCTTAATACTATAAAGTCTGGAGCAAAAGTTATTACAACAGGAGAAGGACTTGTACAAGGTTTAGTTGTTACTGCTGTAAGAGGAGATTTTTTAGAAAAATATCCTAAAGCTATGGAAAGATTTAATAAAACTAATGATGATATTTTAGATATTATAAATAATCATTTTGAGGATATAGTTGATAAAGTTGCTAAGGAAGTTGAAAATACTCCTGAAGAAGTTAGAACTATGTTCCCACTTTATGATTTTAATACTGCTATTACAGAAAATGATATTAAAGATTTAAAAGCTACTCAAGA
- a CDS encoding dicarboxylate/amino acid:cation symporter: protein MEKMKDSLIIKLIIGVVVGLVIGLYVGESVIGLINTIKFILGQVIFFTVPLIILGFIAPAITQMKSNASKMLATMLGLSYVSSVGAAVMSMIAGYALIPKLNIVNNAEGLKSIPELIFKVEIPPVMQVMTALVLAIVLGLAVVWTGSKRTEELLLEFGNIMLAVVNRIVIPILPAFIACTFATLAYEGGITKQFPVFAKVIVIVLVGHYIWLTILYTIGGIVNKCNPMEVLKHYGPAYLTAVGTMSSAATLPVALSCAKKSTVLDEDIVNFGVPLGATTHLCGSVLTEVFFVMTVSKILYGNIPSFGTMLLFVILLGVFAVGAPGVPGGTVMASIGIIISVLGFDDTGVALMLTVFALQDSFGTACNVTGDGALTMILNGLYGKKKA, encoded by the coding sequence ATGGAAAAGATGAAAGATTCTCTAATAATAAAACTTATTATTGGAGTAGTTGTTGGACTTGTTATAGGTCTTTATGTTGGTGAAAGTGTTATAGGGCTTATTAACACTATCAAATTTATTTTAGGACAAGTAATATTCTTTACAGTTCCTTTAATTATTCTTGGATTTATAGCTCCTGCTATAACACAAATGAAATCTAACGCTAGTAAAATGCTTGCTACAATGTTAGGACTTTCATATGTTTCTTCTGTTGGAGCTGCAGTTATGTCTATGATTGCTGGATATGCTTTAATTCCTAAATTAAATATTGTTAATAATGCTGAAGGATTAAAATCTATCCCTGAATTAATTTTTAAAGTTGAAATTCCTCCAGTAATGCAAGTTATGACAGCTTTAGTTCTTGCTATAGTTTTAGGACTTGCTGTTGTATGGACTGGTTCAAAAAGAACTGAAGAATTATTATTAGAATTTGGAAATATTATGTTAGCAGTTGTTAACAGAATAGTAATTCCTATTTTACCAGCTTTCATTGCTTGTACATTTGCAACTCTTGCTTATGAAGGTGGAATTACAAAACAATTCCCAGTATTCGCTAAAGTTATTGTAATTGTATTAGTTGGACACTACATCTGGTTAACTATTCTTTATACAATTGGTGGAATTGTTAATAAATGTAACCCTATGGAAGTATTAAAACATTATGGTCCAGCTTATTTAACAGCTGTTGGAACAATGTCTTCTGCTGCTACATTACCAGTTGCTTTATCTTGTGCTAAAAAATCTACAGTTTTAGATGAAGATATTGTAAACTTTGGTGTGCCATTAGGAGCAACTACTCATCTTTGTGGTTCTGTTTTAACAGAAGTTTTCTTTGTTATGACTGTTTCTAAAATATTATATGGAAACATCCCTAGCTTTGGAACAATGTTATTATTCGTAATTTTATTAGGAGTATTTGCTGTTGGAGCTCCTGGAGTACCAGGTGGAACTGTTATGGCATCAATTGGAATTATCATTTCTGTTTTAGGATTTGATGATACAGGAGTTGCTTTAATGCTTACAGTATTTGCTCTTCAAGATAGTTTCGGAACTGCTTGTAACGTAACAGGTGACGGAGCATTAACTATGATTCTTAACGGATTATATGGTAAGAAAAAGGCTTAA
- a CDS encoding ABC transporter ATP-binding protein, protein MNKFILKNLNKKFQDKEIFKNIDLEINSDEITVILGKSGCGKTTLLRILGGLDKDFLGNITFLKNNMEVPNFKIGFVFQESRLMPWLTVEKNIKIHDKENKISSSDVDKFLSLVSLDNCKNLFPNQLSGGMSNRVSIARALSYNPDILLMDEPFSALDYFTRKNLQKVIVDVFKNTNKGIIFVTHDIDEALTIANKILVISQKNFYEFSLGNNLERDIDSTKFLNIKKEIKKLLE, encoded by the coding sequence ATGAATAAATTTATACTTAAAAATCTTAATAAAAAATTTCAAGATAAAGAAATCTTTAAAAATATAGATTTAGAAATTAATAGTGATGAAATAACTGTTATTTTAGGAAAAAGTGGTTGTGGAAAAACTACTTTACTTAGAATACTAGGTGGTTTAGATAAAGACTTTTTAGGAAATATAACTTTTTTAAAAAATAATATGGAAGTTCCTAATTTTAAAATAGGTTTTGTATTTCAAGAAAGTCGTCTTATGCCTTGGCTTACAGTTGAAAAAAATATAAAAATTCATGATAAAGAAAACAAAATATCTAGCTCTGATGTTGATAAATTCTTATCTTTAGTTTCCCTTGATAATTGTAAAAATCTTTTTCCTAATCAGTTATCTGGAGGAATGAGTAATAGAGTTTCTATAGCTAGAGCACTTTCTTATAATCCAGATATACTTTTAATGGATGAACCTTTTTCAGCTCTTGATTATTTTACTAGAAAAAATTTACAAAAAGTTATAGTTGATGTTTTTAAAAATACTAATAAGGGAATTATTTTTGTAACCCATGATATTGATGAAGCTCTAACTATTGCAAATAAAATTTTAGTTATAAGTCAAAAAAATTTTTACGAATTTTCTTTAGGAAATAATCTAGAAAGAGATATTGATAGTACAAAATTTTTAAACATAAAAAAGGAAATCAAAAAATTATTAGAATAA
- a CDS encoding ABC transporter permease, whose amino-acid sequence MWNTFLVPTPWKVFNTFIIFIENGKLFHHLFTSFLRVFFGFLIAFSLGVPLAILFGTFPKLYIYFQGILEFFRNVPPLSLMPLIILWFGIGETSKIVIIVLASFFPIFLNTLKGIRSCDKKLIEVGQVFGLNKWEIFKKIIFPNSIPDILLGVKLSIGYSWRSIIGAEMIAASSGLGYLILDGQLLSRIDIVTIGIISIGIFGIFTDKLLSKIIGSFLKKRGFIGYE is encoded by the coding sequence ATGTGGAATACTTTTTTAGTTCCAACTCCTTGGAAAGTTTTTAATACTTTTATTATATTTATTGAAAATGGAAAATTATTCCATCATCTTTTCACAAGTTTTTTAAGAGTTTTTTTTGGTTTTCTTATTGCTTTTTCTTTAGGAGTTCCTCTTGCTATACTATTTGGAACTTTTCCTAAACTATATATATATTTTCAAGGAATATTAGAATTTTTTAGAAATGTCCCTCCTTTATCCCTTATGCCTCTTATTATTTTATGGTTTGGAATCGGTGAAACTTCAAAAATAGTGATTATAGTTTTGGCTTCTTTTTTCCCTATCTTTTTGAATACTTTAAAAGGAATAAGAAGTTGTGATAAAAAACTTATTGAGGTTGGACAAGTTTTTGGACTTAATAAATGGGAGATATTTAAAAAAATTATATTTCCAAACTCCATTCCTGATATACTTCTTGGAGTAAAACTTTCTATTGGTTATTCATGGAGGTCCATTATAGGAGCTGAAATGATAGCTGCTTCTTCTGGACTTGGATATTTAATATTGGATGGACAACTTTTATCAAGGATAGATATTGTAACCATTGGAATTATTTCCATTGGAATTTTTGGAATTTTTACTGATAAACTCCTATCTAAAATTATTGGAAGTTTTTTAAAGAAGAGAGGTTTTATAGGTTATGAATAA